In Quercus robur chromosome 11, dhQueRobu3.1, whole genome shotgun sequence, the sequence AAAATTTAATGACTCGATGTTGGCTAAGCAAGTTTGGCGTCTCTTGGGCAGCGAGGATTCTCTTTTCCATAGATTCGTCAAAGCCAAATTCTTCCCGAATGGGAGTATTCTCGATGCAAAGGCTGGGACTGGCTCTTTTGCTTGGAAAAGCATCCTCAAAGGGAGAGAAGTGATCAGAAAAGGGATGCGCTGGAGGGTGGGAAATGGTTCGGAGATAAGAATTTTTCAGGACAACTGGCTCCCTGATCCTTACCTCAATAGAGTCTTGTCTTCCCCTGATTTTCTTAGCTTAGATGCTAAGGTTTCTGTGCTGATGGATGGGATCAAAAGATGCTGGCTGCATGATTTAATTGATAACATCTTTTTACCCCACGAAGCAAAAATGATCAAATCCATCCCTATCAGCTTGTTAGATTGTGAAGATAAAATTTTCTGGCCTATGTCCCCAAATGGGGAGTACTCAGTGAAGACTGGGTACAGGCTTCTTTCGTCTTTGGATGCCAGCAACAATCCGAGCTCTTCGGACTCCTCCCATTCCAAGCAAATCTGGAAAGCTATCTGGAAGCTGAATACTCCAAACAGAGTTAAAATTCTTTTGTGGAGGGCTGGGCTGGATGCTCTGCCTTCTCGGGCGAACCTGGTTAAAAGAATGGTGCAGTGTGATCCGATTTGTCCCAGCTGTGGTCAGGAGCAAGAAACGACCCTTTATGCACTCTGGTCATGCCCGGCCTTAGAGGAAGTCTGGGCAGTGCGTTTTGCGTGGCTAATTAGGCAAACGAGGCGTGGTTCAAATTTCCTTGATGTTATCCATGGTTGCTGCTCAAGGGGTGAGTCATTTAATTTGTTTGCAACCATTACCTCATTTATCTGGACCCGTCGAAATAAATTGAGAGTTGGGGAATCTCCTTTCCCGCTGCAAAAAATTAACTCTTTGGCTCTTGACTCTCTTCAAGAATTCCAGAATGCAAACTTTCTCCCCTGCATCCCTTCCCCTCCCCCCATTCCTATCAACTGGTCTCCGCCTCCTGCAAGTTGGGTTAAAGTAAACTTTGATGGGGCTTTATTCAAAGAGACCGATTCTGCCGGATTGGGAGTGATCATAAGAAACGACCTTGGTCTAGTAATGGCTGCCTCAGCACAAGTCATTCCATTGCCTACCTCGGTAGAGACAGTGGAAGTGCTGGCAGCGCGTAATGCCATCTGTCTTGCTAGGGAGCTTCAGTTTTGCAAGGTAATTATTGAAGGTGATTCGGAAGTGGTGATCAAGGCTCTCAACAGTTCCTGCACCTCTTCTACCAGCTTTGGACATATAATCCAGGACATCAAGTTTGTTTCTGCTGCTTTCAGTGATATCAGGTTTTGTCATACTCGTAGACAAGGTAACAAAGTCGCTCACTCGATAGCTAGGCGAGCTTgtaatttttctccttttattgtctggatggaggatgttcctccaGACATCCTATCCTTGTACTGCTCTGAATTAGTTCAATGAAAgtttcttcccccccccccccccttctcacTGGggcggattctcaaaaaaaaaaaaggccactcatgggaaatattaaaaaaaaatatatatatatatatatatatatatataagctacACAAGTTAGAACTAGTATATTATATGAGTGAAGCTAAAGCATACCCTTATGCGGTGCATATGTCATGTCTAGAACTTACACCATTTAATTTGCCACGAATTCTTACAtccattttaaattatttaaccatTTGCATCCATGTGGAAAAACATTTTGTGCACCTGCCAACTTTCTTTACTACCTaattatcatcttttttttttttttttttttttttttttttttttttttttggttgtagaAACAAAATACATACACAAATAGAGGAGAAGAGATGAGATTTTAACacaaactccactcaaaagttcTGGTAGTAATTTTGTTCTATCTATCATTAGAGATTACATGTTTGGGTTGAAACTATACCATCAGATATTTCAAATGTACTCCATATTGAtgtttcctcttgaaataaaactatatatatataggttaaCAGGACACAGGATAGAAGCATGCAACAAGCCTACAACTACATAATTATAATGCTAAAGACAACATAGTGGATGGTAGTAGTTAGCAAATGATAAATCATGATGTGTGGTTTGGAATGGAGAAGGCACTGGCGACTCTACGCCTCTACCTGTATGTGAGGGTGGTCCTCACATACAGGTACTAGGACCACCCtcacttgtcaaaaaaaaaaaaaaatttatataaataattattttatattaatatattatgtgaccaccttgacttgaaaaaattgtatatatatacttttaaaaaaaatattatttactaaattaacttattttgactactctaataaaaaatttgaacacttTTACTTGAGACTCATAAGAATTAgagttcaataaatataagagtaatgctacatccacaacattttcacaataatttcacaataaattttatggcTCCCTTGGTTTGAACAACGGCAGGAGGAATGGCTCCCTCTGAAGGAGTGGGTCTCTCGGCAGGCAAAGGTGTAGTCTCACCAACCCCTTCGACATGAGTACCCTCTCTAGGTACCGGCTCGGCAGAAAGGGTGGGAGTTTTGGTAGGAGCCTTGTGAGCAGCAGTAGAAGGAGCAGGCGTTGCGAATACTGCATCGGCCCCATCAAAAAAGCCTTCCATGGGTACACCCATGGAGGCGGAAATCTCCTCGGCAGTGGGGCGATATATGGATAGAGGCTCAGGctcctcctaaaaaaaaaaaaaatttgttaagtaATAAACAAAAGACCCGTGGCAAAGgcgtgcaaaaaaaaaagaggagagaagTGAAGAAAAGGGACTCACCTCAGATTCAGGCTCACCAAGCAAAATGGGGCAGGTAATTGATGAGTCTTTCTTATGCTTGGACTAAAAGGAAAGAGGCAGAAGAAGTTAGCGAGTTAGCTGTAAGAAAATTAAGAAGTTTTgtcaaagaagaaagaggggAGAAATAACTTACTCTCCATTCAGCGGCAGATACGGGGTGAGgagtagtttttcttttactacCACGAGTTTTGCTAGCCAAAGGAGCACCTGCAGGAGGCAGTGGTGTGGCAGGCTTAGTTTTGTCGGCGGACTTGGGTTTGGCAGGCGCTTTCTTGCTCGGTACAGAGATGTTGATTACCTTAACTTTTTTCTCCCAACTAGGGGGATAGTCACCAGTGTGCCAGAACCATCCTTTCTTCTCTGCATCCCATTCAAAGATGGTTGGCCGGCTTTATTTTCTGGCATACGCCAAAACAGACTTAGAAGGAAGCAGCAGGTGAGGGTTAACTAAGACAACCATATCTAGACCTTCAGGAGGAATAAGGGAGAATCCACAACTCCCCGCTAACTCAGCCACAAACGTAGCCATCGCTGCATGCCAGTAACCGTGCATAGGAAAAGTACAAACACCCTCCCTTAGTGAATTGGGAACTATAACGGCGTTGAAGCGCTTCCTCCAAAACTCAAAGGCAGTGTGCCGTAGGAAAGGACGGACTGAAGTAGGAGATTCCATGAGAAAAGAAATATCATCGGGGATGTCTTGATCTAACCCAAACTGCCTTCTCACCCGGTTGGCAGGATAGTGAACAAACCTAATGCCTTCATCGGCTAGGTAAGGCAGCCATCCGGCATTGGTAGCAGTAAGATATGTAATCCCAGTTTCATCAAAGCTAACCAGTAGGGAAGTGGTCCCAATGGTGTCAACAAACGAACCCATGGCAGAATTCGCACAAGTATAATCTGCACCCAAATTTCTATAGGCTCTCCAAGAGAAACCCACGccctcatcaaaagattcaaccaCAGAATAGCCAATCGGCTTCAAACCAGACCAACGAAAAGTAAACGGAAAATCAGATTCAAACCTGCCACAAAAGTCGGTAATCACTCTCGGACATGTCTGGTACTTCTCTCTGGCAAACCGAGCGGGTCTACATTTTGTCAAGTACTAAGCACAACGCTCAAACAACAGCTGCTGAAGTATGGTGCAGTGAACAAAAGAGGCAACAATGTGGTAGGACCCAGCCTAACTCTCATCACTACGGAGGATATCTAATTGAACATACAAATGCCCCAGGAACATAGGGGCCAACGACAGGCTCACCCCAGCAGATATTTTGATAGCCAAATGAAAGTATAAAGGTTTTATGGCATAGTGGGGGTGGGACCCAAAAACAAACTTGCAAAGCCAAAATGCAATAAAGGCCGCACGGCGAGCAGCAACAGAAAACTTAGAGGAAGAACTCACCCAGTAGGACAACTTGGCGTTTCCGGCCATCCTTTTCCTCAGTTTAGCCTCAATGGCCTCTTCCTCTGGAGAAAGCTTTAGGGCGGTAGGATCGGCATTGCCAAGAATAGGCAAGAGCAACTGGTTAGCCGCATCTTCAAGGGTCACAGTGAGTTCGCCGCACGAGAAAAAGaaggtgtgggtggtggtgcacCATCGTTGGACCAAATGACGGAGGTTATAGAGGTCCCGGAAATTCGACAAGCAATGAGATGAAACTATAGCCTTCAAGAAACCGGCTTGTTGcaacaaacccataaaaccCGTGTCGGAAAGCTCACTGTCAACCTATTCTTTCCAACCTGAGGCTGTGCCggacccaaattcaaaatgaagGGGTATGGGAAGCGAGGTACCTTGGCGAATGGACAGATCGGGGATTGAAGATGCTAAAGGAGCCCAAGAGACGTCGGGGTTTCGACGGACAAGGGCAATCAATACACAACCCAGCGGCGGTGGTACGTAGTCACCAGGGATTTTTGGGAAGTGAGGATTGACTTCGTACCATGGGTCGATTAAAGGAGCGCATTCGCTGTTGGGATTGCGCTGCATCTCTTCCTCAGTGGACCGCTCCGAATCAGAACGTTCCATCTCCTCGCCTACATCAGGAACGGTGGGAGAATCAGAAGCAACCGCCTTCTCTTTGCGGTGGGAAGAGCCTTGGCTTTTCACCGGCGACATGGTGAGGAGGCTTAGTAGGAGAAAATGGGTATGGGTGtttgaaaagaagaaggagagtaAGAGACGGAGAGTATGTGTtctgagaaaagaaagagtttgTGATTAAAGTGCAGAAGGATTCTTCCTTAAATACCCAGGTCATTAATAACAACACGAAAGAAGGTGACGGGTCAGCCATCAGAATGGGATGAAATTAATGAAGCGGTGGCTCTGTTTCGAAAATAACTGCCAAATTGGGAAATTCGAAGAGACAACCCTGTTCGCGACaagaaggaaaatatatatatgtataagaaGGGGTCCACAGCTTAAAAAAGACCCgcgaaaaagagaagaagaaaaaagatgagagaAGGGCAGAAACGCCTTTTCATTCACATATGAATTGCAGGAATGTTTCATATGTttagggggctaaatgttgagggccatttgtggaagcccaggcaaacagaaagaaagcccaataatgagggcaacaaagaattgaaaaaatagatagcaaaaacTCATTAGGCTCaagtggcaggaataatggatcacagacccaacaaataaataaatgggtcttgaagaggcaagcgggctcaaagaagccaggaaagaaagaaatagcatcccattggcagtgtatgaggtagaaaagtgagaaagggccaccGCAGGCCCAAgacaatgcaaactaagagagtaaggggtttatggcaggcccatgaaccccaaagataaaataaggttattgggccggaGAAGctcaatgaagttagtaaaaagctcatgggagtgtggaattagcaaacgggccgaggaagcccaaagaaagcgaTCGGGCCATGGATGCCtaaaggaaagcccaaagggacataggagcccataagtaaaagcaaaacagtgcccatGACAGGCCACTGAGAAAAAGGATAAACGGCTAGCCCAAAAGAGGTCTAgtaggattaagttattacagcAGGAATAACAATCCAACgttgctaaaaaataaagagaatcaagagtgggccaaagaaatgtgaGACCCATCATCAAACAAAGCCCAACTCTTGAATGGAgcgggaaaccaaagaaaagcttATGTAAAAGGTCAGAAAACATGGACGGAGAGTCTCCAGATCACGGCTGATGCATGAGCAGCAGACAGACTCTTagacatatctgaaaggaaagcacatgcaaggcccaggcaccaccagcctgtacccagccaatataggacgtAGTGGGgtcatgggccagaggtaagaggtaaagggggtatggtttggtggtagggagaggggaaaagataTATTTTGCGGCTCCTacccaagcccttttgggaggtacgtcctgtTGGGGtgacagaccacccaaaagaggcaagtttaagggggaaccgttgggtgcatgccttgagagtagagagagaaaacatttaTACCGTGGCAGGAAAGAAGTGTTATAGTAGACTGAGGaatgaaacaaacctgcctCTGTCTGGCAAGGGTGAATGTCGCACAGacttggtggtcggcaagtatgCCCAGACCAGACAGAGGCGGTTAAGGGGAAAAATGGTAAAAGATTGGTCAcgacaggcactataaaagggcccTTGCCGTGCCCTGAAAAAAGGATCAGAAAACAGAGCATTTTGAcggaatagaaagaaaaacagagtaaaaaaggagagaaaaaagataagaaagaaaacagagaaaaaaagagagaaaattaaggaaaaatgagaGGTAATACAGTGGGCATGCACCAGTAGatcggtttccctctctcccccttcaaatcttgcTCTCTTTCAAAACGTAAACAAGGACTCCttttttgggcaataaccattcaggtccgactccctcaaagtCATTAATCCCCATGGCAGGATCTTTTTTTCttgggagattatttgcattgagaagaggcgttctcctCTCTTTGGCTTTGTTTCGGCAGActaaacttaaaacttgatttatgcccatttgattagttcgtattattttctttactttctctGTGATTGACATCATCATGACTGTAATCATACTTTATTAGTAGGGATTacatagccatttatttaaatagtcagaatactttgttttggttattattattatatccgtctgccgtaactcgtctgcaacagttctgcttgccgtaaaTTTACTCCTGGtagacaaggcataagtttgtgcacaaatcggctcaagttgagttacaattggaccggccccaactcccttactcagaaatatTCGGGCCCAtcaccgcaggaggcagcccaatcCAACACATTATACACAAAAGAGGCCCCTACAAgggtataaaaaatttacaattataacccttatCAACACAGAACGGGGCGGGGTAGGGATGGGGAGGGGGCGAGGTAAGTcaggtctaaaaagtctaaatccATCCCCGTCCCATCCCGTGGTGTGAgactaaaatcttgccccatctcCGTCCCATCATCTTTATGAGGCGGGAAAAATCCGTGCGAGACGAATCGAGAAAGGGCAATTTAAGCGGGGcgggaaaaattgccatcctGATTAAAAAAAGATACATCTAGTACGGCCGTACGGGTTACCCGGCCGTACGGGTTACCCAGTCTAATAAACACTGCCGCTCCCAactgacccaaaaaaaaaaaaaaaaaaaaacgacaaAGATAGTTTTGTTcgtgtgtttgtgtttctgtgAAAAACCAAAACTATGAGGGGAGGTGGTCATGTTCCGAATAACCCACCACCCAAACCGGGTCTATCCATAACCGATGAAGATGCAGACACGGCCCGACCCATCTCCGCCCCTCACCGGAAGAAGGCCACGGGGGTGAGAGCTTGGATGGTGGTGGACTCCACGGGCCAAGCGGAGGTGATTGAAGCTGGTAAACATGCTATCATGAGACGAACGGGTCTGCCCGCCCGTGACCTTCGGATCTTGGACCCGCTTCTCTCGTACCCGTCAACCGTGTTAGGTCGAGAGCGAGCAATTGTGATCAATCTGGAGCACATCAAGGCTATCATCACAGCCCAAGAGGTTCTCTTGCTTAATTCTCGTGACCCATCTGTCACCCCTTTTGTTGAAGAGCTTCAGAGAAGGATTTTGCGTCATCACCACGCCACCACTGCTCAGGTCtcatcaattttctctctcttttttcaatgttttgatttttgagtaatgggttttttcattttgtgttgttttgtttcaataatgaACCCCAATTTATTGAATTATAAGAATCTAATTTCCAGTCCAATTAAACTATTTTGGAATCCAAAGagtacatttttattattattattaataattattagtattattgGTTGTAGTGACGTTGTTTTCCTTGTATTTATCAATTTGTTTTAAGTATGTATGTTTGTGGTTTGGTGTTTTATGTTGTGTATAGGAGGGCAATGGTGATGATTCAAACTGGTCAAATTTGTATGACTTGGGAGAGCCACAATCAAGAACCGGTAGTCCTGTAAATTTATCTCAAGGGTTTCCACAGTTTCAGGATCAGGATGAGGAAGGCAAGGCAGAGGGGAAACAAGGCCTTGACAATCAAGATGGAATGAAAGTTCTTCCATTTGAGTTTGTTGCATTGGAAGCATGCCTTGAGGCTGCTTGCAGTTGCTTAGAAAATGAAGTAAACATTATTTCTTTCTAGTTTGATGGtgttttattctattttgttgttgttctgtTTTGTTCTGTTCAGTTCTTGTTTGTTTACTATGTTCTCATTTCTTATTGTATCTGTTTCAAAATCAGGCAAAGACATTGGAGCTGGAGGCTCATCCAGCCTTAGACAAGCTGACTTCAAAGATTAGTACGCTTAATTTGGAGCGTGTCCGGCAAATTAAAAGTCGTTTGGTTGCAATAACTGGACGTGTTCAAAAGGTAGTGGCTTTAAGATTGTGATTTCTGAATTATTAGGCATATCTATTATAACTCAGATGGTGTAATAGGCTGGAATGATTTTATGAACCTGTGTTTGCATATCTATAATTGGTATGGCATCATTCAATTGAACCATGCCATTTAGTCAAAATCTTGTTTTATAGGTGAACTAGTTCACTTTACAGACTTTTGATTTATGGTGCATGCATGCTCATTTCCAGGTTAGGGATGAACTAGAACACTTGctggatgatgatgaagatatgGCCGAGCTGTATCTTACGGAGAAGTTGCTCCAACAAAACCTTGAAAATTCATCTGCTTCCACTCTAAGTGAGAATGACAACATGGATGATGAAGTTCTTGGATTAGACGTGGATGATAGGCATGTACTAATCTCAGTATCATTTTAATCATAGGTGTCCCtagttttaattatttgattacTATCTAACATGCTGAACATGGCCCATCATCTTCTTGTTATTAGAATACCTGCTGAAATCTCAGCAGAAGCTGGCAGGGGTTCTGCTAGTTACAAAAGTGAACTTCAAAACATCAACAATTCCCTGGAGCAACCATATGGTGTGTCTAAAGCACTTAGTAGGGACAGCCATGGGATCCATACTAGTACTACTCACAGTGTTACAGGCAAGCACCTGGATGTGGAGGAGCTTGAAATGCTGTTGGAGGCATATTTTGTGCAAATTGATGGTACACTAAACAAACTATCCACGGTATGGAACTACATCTACAaactttctctattttctcactGAGTCACTGTGCGTCACCTGTACCTTCACCCAGCCATACATAGTTGACACTTCACATGATGTATGCTTTTCAAATTGTAGACAGACTAGCCCCTAAACCATACCCAAATACCAGCATAGCCAGTGAGTAATAGTTTAAATGGCACTTCATCCTCCCATAGGAGTAGGATGGGGGTGAGGTTGAGTTCAAAATCTACTGGTTGTGTATTTTTATCATACCAATTAAAATACCAACATAGATGGAATATATTTTGGGGGGAAAAAATGTTCTCCTACCCAAAGAGAAATTGTTTTAACTTGTTTCACTCAAGCCTTATGATGTGGGAACTAGAAAGTGATTAAGGTAGTCCTCCTAGTTGATGTATACCTCATGAAATATATCAGTTTCACTTAACAACTCTTTTTTGGTAAGTTGGTTCCACTTTACAACATAATTCAGCAATTAATGACTTTGTCTAATAATAACAATCATCATGATTCTGATCGCCAAAGCAGTCGGTCATTTTCTTATGCAAGAGCTTTTCCATCTAGTTTTAGATCCACCATCAAGGACTTTCTCTACCTATGACCTTTTGTCTCCGCTTGTGGACAGAAGACGTGCTCTATCTCTAAAAGGCTTGTTGGGTTTGGCTTGTTGAAAGTAGACCTATTTTATTCTCTCTGACAGTGCTGATAAAGTCAAAGTCCTAATGAGGGTTATCATAAATtgcacactctctctctctctctctgttgctCTACAAATACTTTTGTGGAGAAGTTAAAAAAACCTTCTAGTTCTGTTGCTCAATAAATATTCCTTTTGTGGAGATGTTAGAAAACTAACTTGTCTACTAGTAGTTAGATAatccagaaaatattttcctttggTCCTTG encodes:
- the LOC126707149 gene encoding magnesium transporter MRS2-3 isoform X2; translation: MRGGGHVPNNPPPKPGLSITDEDADTARPISAPHRKKATGVRAWMVVDSTGQAEVIEAGKHAIMRRTGLPARDLRILDPLLSYPSTVLGRERAIVINLEHIKAIITAQEVLLLNSRDPSVTPFVEELQRRILRHHHATTAQEGNGDDSNWSNLYDLGEPQSRTGSPVNLSQGFPQFQDQDEEGKAEGKQGLDNQDGMKVLPFEFVALEACLEAACSCLENEAKTLELEAHPALDKLTSKISTLNLERVRQIKSRLVAITGRVQKVRDELEHLLDDDEDMAELYLTEKLLQQNLENSSASTLSENDNMDDEVLGLDVDDRIPAEISAEAGRGSASYKSELQNINNSLEQPYGVSKALSRDSHGIHTSTTHSVTGKHLDVEELEMLLEAYFVQIDGTLNKLSTGVC
- the LOC126707149 gene encoding magnesium transporter MRS2-3 isoform X1, whose amino-acid sequence is MRGGGHVPNNPPPKPGLSITDEDADTARPISAPHRKKATGVRAWMVVDSTGQAEVIEAGKHAIMRRTGLPARDLRILDPLLSYPSTVLGRERAIVINLEHIKAIITAQEVLLLNSRDPSVTPFVEELQRRILRHHHATTAQEGNGDDSNWSNLYDLGEPQSRTGSPVNLSQGFPQFQDQDEEGKAEGKQGLDNQDGMKVLPFEFVALEACLEAACSCLENEAKTLELEAHPALDKLTSKISTLNLERVRQIKSRLVAITGRVQKVRDELEHLLDDDEDMAELYLTEKLLQQNLENSSASTLSENDNMDDEVLGLDVDDRIPAEISAEAGRGSASYKSELQNINNSLEQPYGVSKALSRDSHGIHTSTTHSVTGKHLDVEELEMLLEAYFVQIDGTLNKLSTLREYVDDTEDYINIMLDDKQNHLLQMGVMLTTATMILSAFVVVAGIFGMNITIEMFENNQLGMSRFLWVVGGSCTGSIFLYVIAIAWCKHKRLLE